The following are encoded together in the Acidovorax sp. KKS102 genome:
- the bioB gene encoding biotin synthase BioB has product MANATLSAPQPIQIHRPVPAPAVQGEWSVEAIQALLDKPLMDLLFEAQTVHRQHWPAGDIELATLLSVKTGGCPENCGYCPQAAEFDTGVKAEKLMEVEEVVRAAQAAKDAGATRFCMGAAWRAPKDRDIEKVSALIGAVKGLGLQTCATLGMLESHQAQALRDAGLDYYNHNLDTAPEYYTDVVSTRAYQDRLDTLQNVRNAGISVCCGGIVGMGEAPVHRAGLIAQLANLQPYPESVPINSLVRVPGTPLADSKPIDPLDFVRMIAVARITMPKARVRLSAGRQQMGEAVQALCFMAGANSIFYGDKLLVTGNPDVDADVQLLAKLGLNGHRTTTTTLDGHSHSA; this is encoded by the coding sequence ATGGCCAATGCAACCCTCTCCGCCCCCCAGCCCATCCAGATCCATCGCCCCGTCCCTGCGCCGGCCGTGCAGGGTGAGTGGTCGGTCGAGGCCATCCAGGCGCTGCTCGACAAGCCCCTGATGGACCTGCTGTTTGAAGCGCAAACCGTGCACCGCCAGCACTGGCCTGCGGGCGACATCGAGCTGGCCACGCTGCTGTCGGTCAAGACCGGCGGCTGCCCTGAAAACTGTGGCTACTGCCCGCAGGCGGCCGAGTTCGACACGGGCGTGAAAGCCGAAAAACTCATGGAAGTGGAGGAGGTGGTGCGTGCCGCCCAGGCCGCCAAGGACGCGGGCGCCACGCGCTTTTGCATGGGCGCCGCGTGGCGTGCGCCCAAGGACCGCGACATTGAAAAAGTCAGCGCCCTGATCGGTGCGGTGAAAGGCCTGGGCCTGCAGACCTGCGCCACGCTGGGCATGCTCGAGTCGCACCAGGCGCAGGCGCTCAGGGACGCCGGGCTGGACTACTACAACCACAACCTGGACACCGCCCCCGAGTACTACACCGACGTGGTGAGCACACGCGCTTACCAGGACCGGCTGGACACGCTGCAGAACGTGCGCAACGCGGGCATCAGCGTGTGCTGCGGTGGCATTGTGGGCATGGGCGAGGCGCCGGTGCACCGTGCGGGCCTGATTGCGCAGCTGGCCAACCTGCAGCCGTACCCCGAGTCGGTGCCCATCAACAGCCTGGTGCGGGTGCCCGGTACGCCGCTGGCTGACAGCAAACCCATCGACCCGCTGGACTTTGTGCGCATGATTGCCGTGGCCCGCATTACCATGCCCAAGGCCCGGGTACGCCTCTCTGCCGGGCGCCAGCAAATGGGTGAAGCGGTGCAGGCGCTGTGCTTCATGGCAGGGGCCAATTCCATCTTTTATGGTGACAAGCTGCTGGTGACTGGCAACCCCGATGTGGATGCCGACGTGCAACTGCTGGCCAAGCTGGGGCTGAACGGCCATCGCACAACGACCACCACCCTGGACGGGCACAGCCACAGCGCTTGA
- a CDS encoding VOC family protein has translation MSMTPRPFKVLGIQQVAIGGTDKQRMKTLWVDMLGLEQTGTFQSERENVDEDILAMGKGAFKVEVDIMQPLDIEKKPAVHTTPLNHIGLWIDDLPKAVEWLTAKGVRFAPGGIRKGAAGYDITFLHPKSNDEFPIAGEGVLIELVQAPADVIAVLG, from the coding sequence ATGAGCATGACCCCACGCCCCTTCAAGGTCCTGGGCATCCAGCAGGTCGCCATTGGAGGCACCGACAAGCAGCGGATGAAGACGCTGTGGGTCGACATGCTGGGCCTGGAGCAGACCGGCACTTTCCAGAGCGAGCGCGAGAACGTGGACGAAGACATCCTGGCCATGGGCAAGGGTGCCTTCAAGGTGGAGGTGGACATCATGCAGCCGCTGGACATCGAGAAAAAGCCAGCCGTGCACACCACGCCGCTCAACCACATTGGCCTGTGGATCGACGACCTGCCCAAGGCGGTGGAATGGCTCACTGCCAAGGGCGTGCGCTTTGCCCCTGGTGGCATCCGCAAGGGCGCTGCGGGCTACGACATCACGTTTTTGCACCCCAAGAGCAATGACGAGTTTCCGATTGCCGGTGAGGGCGTGCTGATCGAGCTGGTGCAGGCCCCGGCGGATGTGATTGCGGTGCTGGGCTGA
- a CDS encoding acetyl/propionyl/methylcrotonyl-CoA carboxylase subunit alpha, translating into MFTKILIANRGEIACRVIATARKMGIKTVAVYSDADKEARHVKLADEAVHIGAAPSRESYLLADKIIAACKQTGAQAVHPGYGFLSENEAFAKRCEDEGIAFIGPKAHSIAAMGDKIASKKLANEAKVNTIPGYNDAIAGPEQAVEIAKGIGYPVMIKASAGGGGKGLRVAFNDKEAFEGFASCQNEARNSFGDDRIFIEKFVQEPRHIEIQVLGDSHGNVIYLNERECSIQRRHQKVIEEAPSPFISDATRKAMGEQAVQLAKAVKYQSAGTVEFVVGKDQDFYFLEMNTRLQVEHPVTECITGLDLVELMIRVAAGEKLPLTQADVKRDGWAIECRINAEDPFRNFLPSTGRLVRFQPPEETMFQSDTSKKLGVRVDTGVYEGGEIPMYYDSMIAKLIVHGTDRNDAIAKMRAALNGFVIRGISSNIPFQAALLAHPKFVTGDFNTGFIAENYGKGFHAEDVPHSDPLFLVALAAYMNRRYRARASGISGQLAGHEVKVGEQFVVVTLGVEGQNQHHEVTVSDFEDKSGSSSVSVGGNSYQISSNATLGQIRVQGACNGQGFTAQVERGVGKNPLALRIAHNGTQIDALVLSPLGARLHKLMPFKAPPDLSKFLLSPMPGLLVDVAVQPGQKVQAGEKLAVIEAMKMENILFAAQDGVVGKIVAGKGESLAVDQVILEFQ; encoded by the coding sequence ATGTTTACAAAAATCCTGATCGCCAACCGTGGCGAAATCGCCTGCCGCGTCATCGCGACTGCCCGCAAGATGGGCATCAAGACAGTGGCCGTCTATTCCGACGCCGACAAGGAAGCCCGCCACGTCAAGCTGGCCGACGAGGCCGTGCACATTGGCGCTGCGCCCTCGCGCGAGTCCTACCTGCTGGCCGACAAGATCATTGCCGCCTGCAAGCAGACCGGCGCGCAAGCCGTGCACCCCGGCTACGGCTTCCTGTCTGAGAACGAAGCCTTTGCCAAGCGCTGCGAGGACGAAGGCATTGCCTTCATCGGCCCCAAGGCGCATTCGATTGCGGCCATGGGCGACAAGATCGCGTCCAAGAAGCTGGCCAACGAGGCCAAGGTCAACACGATTCCTGGCTACAACGATGCCATAGCGGGCCCCGAGCAGGCGGTGGAGATTGCCAAGGGCATTGGCTACCCCGTGATGATCAAGGCCTCGGCCGGCGGCGGCGGCAAGGGTCTGCGCGTGGCGTTCAACGACAAGGAAGCGTTTGAAGGCTTTGCCAGCTGCCAGAACGAAGCCCGCAACAGCTTTGGCGACGACCGCATCTTCATTGAGAAGTTTGTGCAGGAGCCACGCCACATTGAGATCCAGGTGCTGGGCGATTCGCACGGCAACGTGATCTACCTGAACGAGCGCGAGTGCTCCATCCAGCGCCGCCACCAGAAGGTGATTGAAGAGGCGCCATCGCCCTTCATCAGCGACGCCACCCGCAAGGCCATGGGCGAGCAGGCGGTGCAACTGGCCAAGGCCGTGAAGTACCAGAGCGCGGGCACGGTGGAGTTCGTGGTTGGCAAGGACCAGGACTTCTACTTCCTGGAAATGAACACCCGCCTGCAGGTGGAGCACCCGGTGACGGAGTGCATCACCGGCCTGGACCTGGTGGAGCTGATGATTCGTGTGGCCGCAGGCGAGAAGCTGCCGCTGACGCAGGCTGATGTGAAGCGCGACGGCTGGGCCATCGAGTGCCGCATCAACGCCGAAGACCCCTTCCGCAACTTCCTGCCGTCCACCGGCCGCCTGGTGCGCTTTCAGCCGCCGGAGGAAACCATGTTCCAGTCCGACACCAGCAAGAAGCTGGGCGTGCGGGTGGACACAGGCGTGTACGAGGGCGGCGAGATCCCGATGTACTACGACTCGATGATCGCCAAGCTCATCGTGCACGGCACGGACCGCAATGACGCGATTGCCAAGATGCGCGCAGCGCTCAACGGCTTTGTGATCCGTGGCATCAGCAGCAACATCCCGTTCCAGGCCGCGCTGCTGGCGCACCCCAAGTTTGTGACGGGCGACTTCAACACCGGCTTCATTGCCGAGAACTACGGCAAGGGCTTCCACGCCGAAGACGTGCCGCACAGCGACCCGCTGTTCCTGGTGGCGCTGGCCGCCTACATGAACCGCCGCTACCGCGCACGCGCCTCGGGCATCAGCGGTCAGCTGGCCGGCCACGAGGTGAAGGTGGGCGAGCAGTTTGTGGTGGTGACGCTGGGCGTCGAAGGGCAGAACCAGCACCACGAAGTTACGGTCTCTGACTTTGAAGACAAATCGGGCTCTAGCTCAGTCTCTGTGGGCGGTAACAGCTATCAGATCAGTAGTAACGCCACGCTGGGTCAGATCCGGGTGCAGGGCGCATGCAACGGCCAGGGCTTCACCGCCCAGGTGGAGCGCGGTGTGGGCAAGAACCCGCTGGCGCTGCGCATTGCGCACAACGGCACGCAGATCGACGCGCTGGTGCTGTCGCCGCTGGGCGCCCGGCTGCACAAGCTGATGCCCTTCAAGGCGCCGCCAGACCTGTCCAAATTCCTGCTCTCGCCCATGCCCGGTTTGCTGGTGGATGTGGCGGTGCAGCCCGGCCAGAAGGTGCAGGCGGGTGAGAAGCTGGCTGTGATCGAAGCCATGAAGATGGAGAACATCCTCTTCGCCGCGCAGGACGGTGTGGTGGGCAAGATCGTGGCGGGCAAGGGCGAGTCGTTGGCGGTCGATCAGGTGATCCTGGAATTCCAGTGA
- a CDS encoding acyl-CoA carboxylase subunit beta, translated as MQDILDQLEKKRALARLGGGQKRIDAQHAKGKLTARERIELLLDDGTFEEWDMFVEHRCTDFGMEDNKIPGDGVVTGYGMINGRLVFVFSQDFTVFGGALSETHAEKICKVMDQAMKVGAPVIGLNDSGGARIQEGVASLGGYADVFQKNVLASGVIPQISMIMGPSAGGAVYSPAMTDFIFMVKDSSYMFVTGPEVVKTVTHEEVTAEELGGAVTHTTKSGVADMAFENDVEALMMLRRLYNYLPLNNREKAPVRPSNDPADRMDLSLDTLVPENPNKPYDMKELILKTVDDGDFFELQPEYAKNIIIGFARMEGQTVGIVANQPLVLAGCLDIKSSIKAARFVRFCDAFNIPVVTFVDVPGFMPGTSQEYGGIIKHGAKLLYAYAECTVPKITVITRKAYGGAYDVMSSKHLRGDVNLAWPNAEIAVMGAKGAVEIIFREDKNDPVKLAAREAEYKQRFANPFVAGARGFIDDVILPHETRKRICRSLVMLRDKKLENPWRKHGNIPL; from the coding sequence ATGCAAGACATCCTGGATCAACTGGAGAAAAAGCGTGCGCTGGCACGCCTGGGCGGCGGGCAAAAGCGCATTGATGCGCAGCACGCCAAGGGCAAGCTCACCGCGCGCGAGCGCATCGAGCTGCTGCTGGACGACGGCACGTTCGAGGAATGGGACATGTTCGTCGAACACCGCTGCACCGACTTCGGCATGGAGGACAACAAGATCCCCGGCGACGGTGTGGTGACGGGCTACGGCATGATCAACGGCCGCTTGGTGTTCGTTTTCAGCCAGGACTTCACCGTGTTCGGCGGCGCGCTCAGCGAAACGCATGCCGAAAAAATCTGCAAGGTGATGGACCAGGCCATGAAGGTCGGCGCGCCGGTCATTGGCCTCAACGACTCGGGCGGTGCGCGCATCCAGGAAGGCGTGGCGTCCCTCGGCGGCTATGCCGACGTATTCCAGAAGAACGTGCTGGCCAGCGGCGTGATTCCGCAGATCAGCATGATCATGGGCCCCAGCGCCGGTGGCGCCGTGTACTCGCCCGCCATGACGGACTTCATCTTCATGGTCAAGGATTCGAGCTACATGTTCGTGACCGGACCCGAAGTCGTGAAGACCGTGACGCACGAAGAAGTCACAGCCGAAGAACTGGGCGGCGCCGTGACACACACCACCAAGAGTGGTGTGGCCGACATGGCGTTTGAGAACGACGTGGAAGCGCTGATGATGCTGCGCCGCCTGTACAACTACCTGCCGCTCAACAACCGCGAAAAAGCCCCGGTGCGCCCCAGCAACGACCCGGCCGACCGCATGGACCTGAGCCTGGACACCCTGGTGCCCGAGAACCCCAACAAGCCCTACGACATGAAGGAGCTGATCCTCAAGACGGTGGACGATGGGGACTTCTTCGAGCTGCAGCCCGAGTACGCCAAGAACATCATCATCGGCTTTGCCCGCATGGAAGGCCAGACCGTGGGCATCGTGGCCAACCAGCCGCTGGTGCTGGCCGGCTGCCTGGACATCAAGAGCTCCATCAAGGCTGCGCGCTTTGTGCGCTTCTGCGATGCGTTCAACATCCCCGTGGTCACCTTTGTGGACGTGCCCGGCTTCATGCCCGGCACCAGCCAGGAGTACGGCGGCATCATCAAGCACGGCGCCAAGCTGCTGTACGCATACGCCGAGTGCACCGTGCCCAAGATCACCGTCATCACCCGCAAGGCCTACGGCGGCGCGTACGACGTGATGAGCAGCAAGCACCTGCGCGGCGACGTGAACCTGGCCTGGCCCAACGCCGAAATCGCGGTGATGGGCGCCAAGGGCGCGGTGGAAATCATTTTCCGCGAAGACAAGAACGACCCGGTGAAGCTGGCCGCGCGTGAAGCGGAATACAAGCAGCGCTTTGCCAACCCGTTTGTGGCCGGTGCGCGTGGCTTTATTGACGACGTGATCCTGCCGCACGAGACGCGCAAGCGCATCTGCCGGTCGCTGGTGATGCTGCGCGACAAGAAGCTGGAAAACCCATGGCGCAAGCACGGCAACATCCCACTGTGA
- the meaB gene encoding methylmalonyl Co-A mutase-associated GTPase MeaB, with protein MTPAALLEGVVHGTAAVQRRAMSKAITLLESTRVDHRAQADELLTQLLPHTGKAFRLGISGVPGVGKSTFIEALGLYLIGQGHRVAVLTIDPSSTVSGGSILGDKTRMEHLSVHEKAYIRPSPSSGTLGGVAEKTREAMLVCEAAGYDVVIVETVGVGQSEIAVAGMTDMFVLMQLPNAGDDLQAIKKGVMEIADLVVINKADIDKNAATRAEAQITSSLRLLSQHGNPENAHHDETLWHSKVVQISALLGQGVDAFWAAVTQFRQLQTANGRLATRREKQALAWMWERIDAGLKLAFRQHPQVKELLPQMQADVAAGRIAASTAARNLLQAQSNHALAAIK; from the coding sequence GTGACCCCTGCGGCGCTTTTGGAGGGGGTGGTGCATGGCACGGCGGCGGTGCAACGCCGCGCCATGTCCAAAGCCATCACCCTGCTCGAATCGACGCGGGTGGACCACCGCGCGCAGGCCGATGAGCTGCTGACCCAGCTGCTCCCGCACACGGGCAAGGCGTTCCGCCTCGGCATCAGCGGCGTGCCCGGTGTCGGCAAATCCACCTTCATCGAGGCCCTGGGCCTGTACCTCATCGGCCAGGGACACCGCGTGGCCGTGCTCACCATCGACCCCTCCAGCACCGTCTCGGGCGGCTCCATCCTGGGTGACAAAACGCGCATGGAACACCTGTCGGTGCACGAAAAGGCCTACATCCGCCCCAGCCCCAGCAGCGGCACGCTGGGCGGAGTCGCAGAGAAGACGCGCGAGGCCATGCTGGTCTGCGAGGCCGCAGGCTACGACGTGGTCATCGTCGAGACCGTGGGCGTGGGCCAGAGCGAGATTGCGGTGGCGGGCATGACGGACATGTTTGTGCTGATGCAGCTGCCCAATGCGGGCGACGATCTGCAGGCCATCAAGAAGGGCGTGATGGAGATTGCCGACCTGGTGGTCATCAACAAGGCCGACATCGACAAGAACGCCGCCACGCGGGCCGAGGCGCAGATCACGTCGAGCCTGCGCCTGCTCAGCCAACACGGCAACCCCGAGAACGCACACCACGACGAGACGCTGTGGCACTCCAAGGTCGTGCAGATCAGCGCGCTGCTGGGGCAGGGCGTGGATGCTTTCTGGGCCGCCGTCACGCAGTTCCGCCAGCTGCAAACCGCCAACGGCCGCCTGGCCACGCGGCGCGAGAAGCAGGCGCTGGCCTGGATGTGGGAACGCATCGACGCGGGCCTCAAGCTCGCGTTTCGCCAGCACCCGCAGGTCAAAGAGCTGCTGCCCCAGATGCAGGCCGATGTGGCCGCGGGGCGCATTGCGGCATCCACTGCAGCACGAAATCTGCTCCAAGCGCAATCAAATCATGCGCTGGCAGCTATCAAATAA
- the scpA gene encoding methylmalonyl-CoA mutase produces MSDKPTNNAPEFAASSLEAWAKAAAKSAPGGDVSALNWVTPDGITVKPLYTAEDTASLPYANTLPGFEPYLRGPQATMYAVRPWTIRQYAGFSTAEESNAFYRKALAAGGQGVSVAFDLATHRGYDSDHPRVTGDVGKAGVAIDSVEDMKILFNQIPLDKVSVSMTMNGAVLPVLAGYVVAAEEQGVSQDKLSGTIQNDILKEFMVRNTYIYPPKPSMKIIGDIIEYTAKNMPKFNSISISGYHMQEAGANQALELAFTLADGKEYVKTAIAKGMDVDEFAGRLSFFWAIGMNFYLEVAKMRAARLLWCRIMKATGAKNPKSLMLRTHCQTSGWSLTEQDPYNNVVRTTIEAMAAVFGGTQSLHTNSFDEAIALPTEFSARIARNTQLIIQEETHITNVIDPWAGSYMMEKLTQDMADAAWKIIEEVEAMGGMTQAVDSGWAKLKIEAAAAEKQARIDSGKDVIVGVNKYKLAKEDPVDILQIDNMKVRDGQIARLQKIKATRDAAKVQAALDALTAAAESGEGNLLDLSIQAVRLRATVGEVSDALEKVYGRHRADTQKVTGVYAAAYDSAEGWDKLKTEINAFAEEQGRRPRVMIAKLGQDGHDRGAKVVATAFADLGFDVDMGPLFQTPEECARQAIENDVHAVGVSTLAAGHKTLVPAIIQSLKDQGADDIIVFVGGVIPAQDYEHLYEAGVKGIYGPGTPIPASAKDVLEQIRKAVA; encoded by the coding sequence ATGAGTGACAAACCCACCAACAACGCCCCAGAGTTCGCCGCGTCTTCGCTGGAAGCCTGGGCCAAGGCCGCAGCCAAGTCGGCACCGGGGGGCGATGTCAGCGCCCTCAACTGGGTCACGCCCGATGGCATCACCGTCAAGCCGCTGTACACCGCCGAAGACACGGCCAGCCTGCCGTATGCCAACACACTGCCCGGTTTTGAACCCTACCTGCGCGGTCCCCAGGCCACCATGTATGCCGTACGGCCGTGGACCATTCGCCAATACGCAGGCTTTTCCACCGCCGAAGAATCCAACGCGTTCTACCGCAAGGCGCTGGCCGCAGGCGGGCAGGGCGTGTCGGTGGCGTTTGATCTGGCCACCCACCGGGGCTACGACAGCGACCACCCCCGCGTGACGGGCGATGTGGGCAAGGCCGGGGTGGCGATCGATTCGGTCGAGGACATGAAGATCCTGTTCAACCAGATCCCGCTCGACAAGGTGTCTGTGTCGATGACCATGAACGGCGCGGTGCTGCCCGTGCTGGCGGGCTACGTGGTGGCGGCAGAAGAGCAGGGCGTGTCGCAAGACAAGCTCAGCGGAACCATTCAGAACGACATTCTGAAAGAGTTCATGGTGCGCAACACCTACATCTACCCGCCCAAGCCGTCGATGAAGATCATTGGCGACATCATCGAGTACACGGCCAAGAACATGCCGAAGTTCAACTCGATCTCGATCAGCGGCTACCACATGCAGGAAGCCGGGGCCAACCAAGCACTGGAACTGGCCTTCACACTGGCCGACGGCAAGGAATACGTGAAGACCGCCATCGCCAAGGGCATGGACGTGGACGAATTCGCCGGGCGCCTGAGCTTCTTCTGGGCGATTGGCATGAACTTCTACCTCGAAGTCGCCAAGATGCGCGCCGCTCGCCTGCTGTGGTGCCGCATCATGAAGGCCACAGGTGCCAAGAACCCCAAGAGCCTGATGCTGCGCACCCACTGCCAAACCAGCGGCTGGAGCCTGACCGAGCAAGACCCCTACAACAACGTGGTGCGCACCACCATCGAGGCCATGGCCGCCGTGTTTGGCGGCACGCAAAGCCTGCACACCAACAGCTTTGACGAAGCCATTGCGCTGCCCACCGAGTTTTCTGCCCGCATCGCGCGCAACACGCAGCTCATCATCCAGGAAGAGACCCACATCACCAACGTGATCGACCCCTGGGCCGGCAGCTACATGATGGAGAAGCTGACCCAGGACATGGCCGATGCCGCCTGGAAGATCATCGAAGAGGTTGAAGCCATGGGCGGCATGACCCAGGCCGTGGACAGCGGCTGGGCCAAGCTCAAGATCGAAGCTGCAGCCGCCGAGAAGCAGGCGCGCATCGACAGCGGCAAGGACGTGATCGTCGGGGTGAACAAATACAAGCTGGCCAAGGAAGACCCGGTCGATATCCTGCAGATCGACAACATGAAGGTGCGCGACGGCCAGATCGCTCGCCTGCAAAAGATCAAGGCCACCCGCGACGCTGCCAAGGTGCAGGCTGCGCTGGACGCCCTGACTGCAGCAGCGGAGAGCGGCGAAGGCAACCTGCTCGACTTGTCCATCCAGGCTGTGCGCCTGCGCGCGACGGTGGGCGAGGTGAGCGATGCCCTGGAAAAGGTTTACGGGCGCCACCGCGCCGACACACAAAAGGTGACCGGCGTGTACGCAGCTGCTTATGACTCGGCCGAGGGCTGGGACAAACTCAAGACCGAAATCAACGCTTTTGCCGAAGAGCAGGGGCGCCGCCCACGGGTCATGATCGCAAAATTAGGCCAGGACGGCCACGACCGGGGCGCCAAGGTGGTGGCCACTGCGTTTGCCGATTTGGGCTTTGACGTGGACATGGGCCCGCTGTTCCAGACCCCCGAAGAATGCGCCCGCCAGGCCATCGAAAACGACGTGCACGCCGTGGGCGTGAGTACGCTGGCTGCGGGCCACAAGACGCTGGTGCCCGCCATCATCCAGTCGCTCAAGGACCAGGGCGCGGACGACATCATCGTGTTTGTGGGTGGTGTGATTCCGGCGCAGGACTATGAGCACTTGTACGAAGCTGGCGTGAAGGGCATCTACGGCCCTGGCACCCCCATCCCGGCCAGCGCGAAGGATGTGCTGGAGCAGATTCGCAAGGCGGTGGCGTGA
- a CDS encoding GntR family transcriptional regulator — MSALTLTPRALYEEVAEQLRQRIFRRELEPGSWIDELKIAEEFGISRTPLREALKVLAAEGLVTMKVRRGAYVTEMSEKDLRDVYHLLSLLESDAAGVVAERATDAQLKTLQDLHAELEAAVADREKFFAINERFHMHLLEMADNRWRSQMVADLRKVMKLNRHNSLFKQGRIEDSLGEHRAILAAMVARDAKATVKAMQAHFAQGLEAAT; from the coding sequence ATGTCTGCCCTCACCCTCACTCCCCGCGCGCTCTATGAAGAAGTGGCCGAGCAATTGCGCCAGCGCATCTTCCGCCGCGAGCTTGAGCCCGGCAGCTGGATCGACGAGCTCAAGATTGCCGAGGAATTCGGCATCAGCCGCACACCGCTGCGCGAAGCGCTCAAGGTGCTGGCCGCTGAAGGCCTGGTCACGATGAAGGTGCGCCGTGGCGCCTATGTGACGGAGATGAGTGAAAAAGACCTGCGCGACGTGTACCACCTGCTCAGCCTGCTGGAAAGCGACGCCGCAGGCGTGGTGGCCGAGCGCGCCACCGACGCCCAGCTGAAAACGCTGCAAGACTTGCACGCCGAGCTGGAAGCCGCCGTGGCCGACCGCGAGAAGTTCTTTGCCATCAACGAACGCTTTCACATGCACCTGCTGGAGATGGCCGACAACCGCTGGCGCAGCCAGATGGTGGCTGACCTGCGCAAGGTGATGAAGCTCAACCGCCACAACTCGCTGTTCAAACAAGGGCGCATTGAAGACTCGCTGGGTGAGCACCGCGCCATCCTGGCCGCCATGGTGGCGCGCGACGCCAAGGCCACGGTCAAGGCCATGCAGGCGCACTTTGCGCAGGGGCTGGAAGCAGCGACCTGA
- a CDS encoding long-chain fatty acid--CoA ligase, translating to MTSTPADIASVQTLPQLLAYRAARTPQAEAYRAFDSSRQAWASLTWAQTAERVNTWAQALAAMQLPPAARVAILLPNGLHAMCADQATLATGGVPVPLHAIDNPGSIAYILADCEASMLIVSQAEQWEKIRAVGTPFPALRAVVITDDDDAFKPTPASIDSPAVGSLAQWLTGAGQTGAPTTRMGPQADDLAAIVYTSGTTGKPKGVMLTHRNVVSDVKAVLERIAPTVDDVFLSFLPLSHTFERTGGYYLPIAAGSCVAYARSVAQLAEDLKTIRPTVLVSVPRIYERIHAKLIEKLSPTPWKMQLYEAAQNKGWARFCAAQRLPAPTPDASSQAAGWMAALPWPVLHALVAKPLLAQFGGRVRVAVSGGAPLSPTIAKCFLGLGLPLIQGYGMTETAPVVSVNALDDNDPACVGKALPGVEVRIGDNHELQVRGPIVMKGYWKRPEDTAKILSPDGWLGTGDQADIVNGRIYIKGRIKEIIVTSTGEKVPPGDLELALLADPLLEQAFVVGENRPFIACVAVLNAGEWPRLAADLGLNPQAADSLNHPSVHRAVLARIEKNTASFARYAVPRTVHLTLEPWTIENTFMTPTLKLKRNNLMAHFAEAIEGMYQKPGR from the coding sequence ATGACCTCTACCCCCGCCGATATCGCCAGCGTGCAAACGCTGCCCCAGCTCCTGGCCTACCGCGCCGCCCGTACTCCCCAGGCCGAGGCCTACCGTGCGTTTGACTCCTCCCGCCAAGCCTGGGCCAGCCTCACCTGGGCGCAGACCGCAGAGCGCGTGAACACCTGGGCCCAAGCCCTCGCCGCCATGCAGCTGCCACCGGCCGCGCGCGTGGCCATCTTGCTGCCCAACGGCCTGCATGCCATGTGCGCCGACCAGGCCACGCTGGCCACTGGTGGCGTGCCCGTGCCGCTGCACGCCATCGACAACCCGGGCAGCATCGCCTACATCCTGGCCGACTGCGAGGCCTCGATGCTCATCGTGAGCCAGGCCGAGCAGTGGGAAAAGATCCGCGCCGTGGGCACGCCGTTCCCAGCCCTGCGCGCAGTGGTGATTACCGATGACGACGACGCTTTCAAGCCCACCCCGGCGTCTATCGACAGCCCGGCAGTGGGCTCGCTCGCGCAGTGGCTGACGGGGGCGGGGCAAACGGGCGCACCTACAACCCGCATGGGCCCGCAGGCCGATGACCTGGCCGCCATCGTCTACACCTCAGGCACCACCGGCAAACCCAAGGGCGTGATGCTGACGCACCGCAACGTGGTCAGCGACGTGAAAGCCGTGCTGGAGCGCATTGCTCCCACGGTGGACGACGTGTTCCTGTCGTTCCTGCCGCTGTCGCACACCTTTGAACGCACGGGCGGCTACTACCTGCCGATTGCGGCGGGCAGTTGTGTGGCCTATGCCAGGTCGGTGGCCCAGCTGGCGGAAGACCTGAAAACCATACGCCCTACCGTGCTGGTGTCGGTGCCGCGCATTTACGAGCGCATCCACGCCAAGCTGATCGAAAAGCTCTCGCCCACCCCGTGGAAGATGCAGCTCTACGAAGCCGCGCAGAACAAGGGCTGGGCCCGGTTTTGTGCCGCACAGCGCCTGCCCGCCCCCACGCCGGACGCCAGCAGCCAGGCTGCAGGCTGGATGGCCGCCCTGCCCTGGCCAGTGCTGCACGCCCTGGTGGCCAAGCCTTTGCTGGCCCAGTTTGGCGGCCGCGTGCGCGTGGCGGTGAGTGGCGGCGCCCCGCTGTCGCCCACCATTGCCAAGTGTTTTCTGGGCCTGGGGCTGCCGCTGATTCAGGGCTACGGCATGACCGAGACCGCGCCGGTGGTGTCGGTCAACGCACTGGACGACAACGACCCCGCCTGCGTGGGCAAGGCCCTGCCCGGTGTGGAGGTGCGCATTGGCGACAACCACGAGCTGCAGGTGCGTGGCCCCATCGTGATGAAGGGCTACTGGAAGCGGCCCGAAGACACGGCCAAGATCCTGAGCCCCGACGGCTGGCTGGGCACCGGCGACCAGGCCGACATCGTGAACGGCCGCATTTACATCAAGGGCCGCATCAAGGAAATCATCGTCACCTCGACCGGCGAGAAGGTGCCCCCCGGCGACCTGGAACTGGCACTGCTGGCCGACCCGTTGCTGGAGCAGGCCTTTGTGGTGGGTGAAAACCGCCCCTTCATCGCCTGCGTGGCCGTGCTGAACGCAGGCGAGTGGCCGCGCCTGGCCGCCGACCTGGGCCTGAACCCCCAGGCGGCGGACAGCCTGAACCACCCCAGCGTGCACCGCGCCGTGCTGGCGCGCATCGAAAAGAACACCGCCAGCTTTGCCCGCTATGCCGTGCCGCGCACGGTGCACCTGACGCTGGAGCCGTGGACGATTGAAAACACCTTCATGACCCCCACGCTCAAGCTCAAGCGCAACAACCTGATGGCGCACTTTGCCGAGGCGATTGAGGGCATGTACCAAAAGCCGGGGCGCTGA